The following DNA comes from Candidatus Baltobacteraceae bacterium.
CGCGCACGAGCTGCGGCAGCTCGTCGTCGCTCTGCAGATGATCGTTCTCGATGTTGGTGACGATCGCGATCTTCGGATCGAGCAGCGCGAAGGAGCCGTCGGACTCATCGGCCTCGGTCACGAACCATGCGCTGCGCCCGTCGTACGCGTTGGTGCCGAGCGCGCCGTCGATGCCGCCCAGCGCCAGGCTCGCGTCGACCCCGGCTGCACGCAGCACCGCGGCAATCATCGCCGTCGTCGTGGTTTTGCCGTGCGTCCCGCAGACCCCGACGCCGCTGCGATTGCGCAGCAGTTCAGCCAACATCTCGCCGCGATGCAAAAGCGGAATACCGCGGCGCTGCGCCGCCAGGTATTCGGGATTGCGGCGATCGATCGCGGAGCTGACGACGACCGTGTGCGCAGCATCGACGTTGGCCGCGTCGTGGCCGATACGAACGTCGGCGCCTTCCTCGCGCAACTCGGCGATGAGCGCGGTCTCTTTCAGATCGGAACCGGAGACGCGCTGACCGCGTGCGAGCAGAATCCGCGCGATCGCACTCATGCCGATCCCGCCGATCCCAACGAAATGCCAGGTTTTTGCGCCGGCTTCGCTCGCGTTGCTCACGCTCGATTCTTCCGCACAGTAAGCAATTCGACCCGGGCGAGAATTGTCGTAAGCGGATCGGGTTCGACCGTGCGCGAGGCGGCGGCGCGCAATTCGGCTAGGCGAGCGGGCCGCGTGACCTCGGCGAGGATACCGCGCAGCTTCCCGGCGAGCAGCTCCCGGTCGTCCACCACCACCGCCGCGCCGGATCGCGCAAGCATGGCGGCGTTGGCGCGCTGATGGTCCTGCGCCGCGTGCGGATAGGGCACGAGGATCGCCGGGCGGCCGGTTGCCGCCAGCTCGCCCAGGGTCGAAGCGCCCGCGCGCGCCAGCACGAGGTCCGCCGCCGCGTACGCATCGGTCATGTCATCGAGATATGCACGAAGAACACCGTCGCTGCGCCCGAGCGCGCTGCGCACCCGGTCGTACTCTTTTTCGCCGGTCACGTGAACGAGTTGCCATCCCTGCGGCAGCCCGTCGCTCGTGAGCAGTGAGGTCAGCGCGTCGTTGATCGTGCGCGCGCCTTGACTGCCGCCCACCGCCAGCAACGTCTGCCGTTTGGTCGAAAGCCCGAGCCGCTCGACCGCGGCATCGCGACTCGGCAACGCGCGCAGCGCCGCACGCACCGGAATGCCGGTGTGCACGTACTTGCCGGTAAAGTGCGCGTCGCCGTCCGCGAACGCGCCCCACACCTCGTCGACCAGCGGCGCGAGCAGCCGATTCGTGAGCCCCGGGTGCGCATTCGGCTCGAGCAAGACGATCGTCTTTCGCAACATCCGTGCCGCGAGTGCAACCGGGAACGCGACGTAACCCCCGGTCGCGATCACGATGTCCGGCCGGAGCCGGCGCAGCGCGCTCATCGCCTGAACGACGCCGACGAGATTGACGTACGCGCGTTTGGCCGGCGCACTTCGTATCGTGACCAGCGGATAGCCGGCTCTGGGAACGAGCGTTGCTTCCAGTCGATCGGCCGTACCGATGAACGTGACGTTCGCCCGATCCCCGAGCGCTTGCGCGATCGCGATGGCCGGATAGAGATGACCACCGGTTCCGCCGCCGGTGAAGACGACGTTCAGCCGATCCATTCGATCTCTCGCGCGTGTCCGGTGCTCGTGGCGATCAGCTCATCGTATCCGCCGGGCCAGGTTCGCAGGCGCGTCTGGTAGCGGCGGCTTCCGCGCTCGAATTCCATGCGAAGCCACGCGAACGGGCCGTTCGCCGTTGCCGCAGCGCCGATGGCTTCGATGATGCCGGCAAGCCGCGCGCGCTCGTCTTTGGTGAGATGATCGCTCACGACGGACTGCATCACCACCGTTGCGTAACCGGGCTTCGGCTCGACGCGGCGCGGCAGCCACTCGAACATATCCGCCTGCTCGACCGCGAGCGGCCGCGTACGCGCCCGCTCGATTGCCTGGTGAAGGAGGGCGACGCGTTCCCCGTCGTCCGCCCAGACGTAAGAGAGCAGGCGTCTGCGATCTTCTTCCTTATTGATATCGAGGGGGTGCAGGTCGCACGCCGCCCGTTCGGCGATGTCGTACCCGTCGATTTCGATCCGCGTGTTCAGACCCGCGCTTGCGCCGATTTCGAACAGGCGCAACGGGAACCCCGAGGCTCGCGCGAACGTCGAGAGTCCGGCGGCTAGAACCCGCGCGCGCATCACCTCGTTGGTCTGCGGCGTCCGCGCAAAGAGCTTGCCGATGCGCTCGTCGTTGGATTCGAGCCGCGCACGCATTGCCTCCCACAGTTTGTCCCACTGCCGCTCGGCGCCGCCGCACGAGGGCAAGAGCGCCGCGACGTCGGGCGCCTCGCCGCTCAGCGCAAGAAAATGAAAGGCCGCCATCAGACGCACGCCGGGCGTCGACATCTGCTTGCGTGCGGGATCCTCCTCGAAGAAGCGATACATCGCGCCGTGGGCACGATAATCGGCAAGCGCGCGTTCCAACGCGCGCTGATAGAGCTGCGAGCCCATGATCCCGAACGCCTCGATCTGCTGCACGAGACGCCGCTCGACCGGATCCGCGATCACGGTTGCGCGATGCGTGCTCCGCGGCCGACGTTGGCGATCAACGCAACCGCGATCAGGTTCACGATCAGCGAGCTGCCGCCGAACGAGATAAACGGCAGCGGTACGCCGGTCACCGGCCACGACGACGTCACGACGCCGATGTTGACGAAGGCCTGGATCACTACGATCGCCATGCACCCGATCGCGAGAAAGAAGCCGAAGCGGTCGGGCGCCGCGATCGCGATGCGCACCGCGCGGTAGCCGAACACGATGAAGAGCACGACCACCGCCAGCGCGCCGATCAAGCCCAGCTCTTCGCCCAGGATCGAGAAGATGAAGTCGGTGTACTGCTCGGGGAGATAGAAGAATTTCGCGCGCGAGTTCCCCAGACCGACGCCGAAGATGCCCCCGCTTCCGAGCGCGAGCAGCGACTGCACGATGTGGAAGCCGTAATTCTCGGGGTCCTTCCACGGATTGAGGAAGGCGAAGATGCGATCGCGCTTGTAGGGACTTGCGAGCACCTCCACCACGACGGCCGGCATGGTGGCCAGCGCAATCGCGATCAAGTGCGAGAAGCGCGCGCCGGCGGCAAAGAACATCGCGAACGCGATCATCACCAGCAGGCTCGCCGTCCCCATGTCGGGTTCTTTGAGCACGAGCACGGCGACGATCGCGACCGGAATGCAGAGCGGAAAAAGGCCGCGCACGAGCGAGAGGATGCGGTCGCTGCGCGCGGCGAGCATCGCGGCGAGATAGATCACCAAGCCCAGCTTGGCAAATTCCGAGGGTTGAAACGTCAGCGAGGACGCGCCGATCCAACGCCGCGCGCCGTTGACCGCGATCCCGACGTGCGGCACCAGTGCCAGCGCGAGTCCGAGAATCGACGCGACCAGCAGATACGGCGCCCAGCGTTTGAGCAGGTGATAATCGAGCCGGTAGACGCCGTACGCGATGACCAGACCCACCGCCAGCCACGCGATCTGGCGTTTCGCGTAGTAGGCGACGTCGTGATGTTCGAGATACGCGGTCGCGCTCGAGGCGGAAAAGACCATCACCAACCCGATCGCGACCAGCGAAGCGACCGCGAAGAAGAGCAGCGCGTCGGGCGGCGTCGCGATATACGAACGCACCCTGGTCGCCTGCCGCTGCGCGGGCTGCGCGTTAAGCACCAGCGGGTTGCCTCAAGGCGTGCACCGCGGCCGAGAACTGCTCGCCGCGATCTTCAGCCGAACTGAACATATCAAAGGAAGCGCAGCCCGGCGAGAGCAGCACCACGTCGCCCGGCGAGGCCAGCTCGCGGGCCGCACCGACCGCATCGATCATCGAGGGCGCCCGCACGACCGGAAGCTCGCCCACGTGCTGCGCGATCGCATCGGCCGCCTCGCCGATCGCGACCAACGCCTTCGCGCGCTGGCGAATCGCCACGCCCATCTCGACGAAGTCGGTGCCTTTGGCGCGCCCGCCGGCGATCAAGACGATCGGCCGGTCGTAGGCGCGCAGCGCCGCCACCACCGAGCCCGGATTGGTCGACTTCGAATCGTCGACGTAGAGCACGCGGTCGATCTCGTCGACGTTCTCGAGCCGGTGCGGCATCGCATGAAAGCTCATCACCGCCTCGCGCACCGCGCTCGGATCGCAGCCGACCGCGAACGCCGCAAGCAGCGCGGCCATCACGTTTTGCACGTTGTGCGCGCCCGCCAGCGGAATCTCGTTGCGGGCCATCAGGGTGATCGGCCGCGGGTCGCCGCTGATCGGCGCGTACACGATGCGATCGTTCTGCAAATAGATCGTGGCGTTGTGATGACGCTCGCCGAGCGTAAACCAGAGCTGGCGCGAGCGAATGTTGCGCTCGCTCTTGGTCACGTCGAGATCGGCGACGCGCTCGTCGTCGCGGTTGCCGATGAAGAAATCGCCGAACGCTTGATTGGCGAAGATGCGGAACTTGGCTTCGGCGTACTCGTCCATCGAATGGTAGCGGTCGAGATGATCGGGCGCGATGTTGAGCAGCACCGCCACGCGCGGTTTGAACGCGCGAATCGTCTCGAGCTGGAAGGAGCTGACCTCGGCCACGACCCAATCGCTGGTGCGCGCGTCGATAACTTCGTCGATCAGCGGGTTGCCGATGTTGCCGCCCACGCGCACGTTGTAGCCGCAGGCCCGCAGCAGGTGCCCGATCAGCGCGGTGGTCGTCGACTTGCCTTTGGTTCCGGTGACGGCCACGATCGGCGCCTTGCACAGGCGGAACGCGAGTTCGATCTCGCCGAAGACCGGCACGCTGCGGTCTTGCACCGCGCGCACGATCGGCGAGGTGAGCGGTACGCCCGGCGAGAGCACGGCCGAGGTCAGACGCCCGACGATCGAGTCGAGCGCATCCGGCGCAACAAAGGTGACGCCAAGCGTTTCGATCGCCGTGATCGCCGTTTCCAACTCGTCGATCGGTTTCTCGTCGGTCGCGTAGACGGTCGCGCCGCGCGAGCGCAACACGCGCACGCAGGCCAGGCCGCTTTTGCCCAACCCGATGACGAGAACCGTCTCGCGTGCATCAAAAGTCATCATTTTACGAGGATCCATCCGAGTGCGGAGAGGGCCGCCGAGGCGGTCCAAAAGGTCGCGGTCACTTTGGTCTCGGGCCAACCGCCCAGTTCGAAGTGGTGGTGCAGCGGGCTCATGCGAAAGATCCGCTTGCCGTGCGTGGCCTTGAAATAGGTGACCTGCACGATCACCGAGAGCGCCTCGGCGACGAAGACGCCGCCGATCAGAATCAGCAGCAGCATCTCGCCTTCGAGAATCGCGATGCCCGAAAGCAGCGCGCCGAGCGCGAGCGAGCCGGTATCACCCATGAACAGTTTGGCCGGGTGCACGTTGTAGACGAGAAAACCCAGAGAGGCGCCGATGCCGATCAGCGCGGCGGCGGTCGGGATGGCGAGCTTGAGCGAGTACCCGATCGCCACGAAGACCAGCAGCGGTGGAATCATCGTTCCGGTCGCCAGGCCGTCGAGCCCGTCGGTCAGATTGACCGCGTGGATCGTGCCGGTAACCGCCAGGATACCGAGCACGAGCCAGAGCCAATGCGGCACGGTGAGCGCGAACGTGCCGGCATGGAAGATCACGTCGCGCGGAAAGATCGCGGTCGTCGCGTCGATCATCCGCAGAAACGCGATCGCCACCAATGCGGTCGCCAGCAATTTGGTGCTCGCGCGCAGGCCG
Coding sequences within:
- the murG gene encoding undecaprenyldiphospho-muramoylpentapeptide beta-N-acetylglucosaminyltransferase, encoding MDRLNVVFTGGGTGGHLYPAIAIAQALGDRANVTFIGTADRLEATLVPRAGYPLVTIRSAPAKRAYVNLVGVVQAMSALRRLRPDIVIATGGYVAFPVALAARMLRKTIVLLEPNAHPGLTNRLLAPLVDEVWGAFADGDAHFTGKYVHTGIPVRAALRALPSRDAAVERLGLSTKRQTLLAVGGSQGARTINDALTSLLTSDGLPQGWQLVHVTGEKEYDRVRSALGRSDGVLRAYLDDMTDAYAAADLVLARAGASTLGELAATGRPAILVPYPHAAQDHQRANAAMLARSGAAVVVDDRELLAGKLRGILAEVTRPARLAELRAAASRTVEPDPLTTILARVELLTVRKNRA
- a CDS encoding DUF2332 domain-containing protein, with the translated sequence MIADPVERRLVQQIEAFGIMGSQLYQRALERALADYRAHGAMYRFFEEDPARKQMSTPGVRLMAAFHFLALSGEAPDVAALLPSCGGAERQWDKLWEAMRARLESNDERIGKLFARTPQTNEVMRARVLAAGLSTFARASGFPLRLFEIGASAGLNTRIEIDGYDIAERAACDLHPLDINKEEDRRRLLSYVWADDGERVALLHQAIERARTRPLAVEQADMFEWLPRRVEPKPGYATVVMQSVVSDHLTKDERARLAGIIEAIGAAATANGPFAWLRMEFERGSRRYQTRLRTWPGGYDELIATSTGHAREIEWIG
- the ftsW gene encoding putative lipid II flippase FtsW — encoded protein: MLNAQPAQRQATRVRSYIATPPDALLFFAVASLVAIGLVMVFSASSATAYLEHHDVAYYAKRQIAWLAVGLVIAYGVYRLDYHLLKRWAPYLLVASILGLALALVPHVGIAVNGARRWIGASSLTFQPSEFAKLGLVIYLAAMLAARSDRILSLVRGLFPLCIPVAIVAVLVLKEPDMGTASLLVMIAFAMFFAAGARFSHLIAIALATMPAVVVEVLASPYKRDRIFAFLNPWKDPENYGFHIVQSLLALGSGGIFGVGLGNSRAKFFYLPEQYTDFIFSILGEELGLIGALAVVVLFIVFGYRAVRIAIAAPDRFGFFLAIGCMAIVVIQAFVNIGVVTSSWPVTGVPLPFISFGGSSLIVNLIAVALIANVGRGARIAQP
- the murD gene encoding UDP-N-acetylmuramoyl-L-alanine--D-glutamate ligase — protein: MMTFDARETVLVIGLGKSGLACVRVLRSRGATVYATDEKPIDELETAITAIETLGVTFVAPDALDSIVGRLTSAVLSPGVPLTSPIVRAVQDRSVPVFGEIELAFRLCKAPIVAVTGTKGKSTTTALIGHLLRACGYNVRVGGNIGNPLIDEVIDARTSDWVVAEVSSFQLETIRAFKPRVAVLLNIAPDHLDRYHSMDEYAEAKFRIFANQAFGDFFIGNRDDERVADLDVTKSERNIRSRQLWFTLGERHHNATIYLQNDRIVYAPISGDPRPITLMARNEIPLAGAHNVQNVMAALLAAFAVGCDPSAVREAVMSFHAMPHRLENVDEIDRVLYVDDSKSTNPGSVVAALRAYDRPIVLIAGGRAKGTDFVEMGVAIRQRAKALVAIGEAADAIAQHVGELPVVRAPSMIDAVGAARELASPGDVVLLSPGCASFDMFSSAEDRGEQFSAAVHALRQPAGA
- the mraY gene encoding phospho-N-acetylmuramoyl-pentapeptide-transferase, producing the protein MLSVISILVIGSCAIAILAGTVLLPILRSLQLRAFAYEDAPQSHQVKTGTPTMGGIVFILPMLLLCGLTSFPFVAPMIFIVAACGAIGMIDDLLGITRGRNRGLRASTKLLATALVAIAFLRMIDATTAIFPRDVIFHAGTFALTVPHWLWLVLGILAVTGTIHAVNLTDGLDGLATGTMIPPLLVFVAIGYSLKLAIPTAAALIGIGASLGFLVYNVHPAKLFMGDTGSLALGALLSGIAILEGEMLLLILIGGVFVAEALSVIVQVTYFKATHGKRIFRMSPLHHHFELGGWPETKVTATFWTASAALSALGWILVK